The Phoenix dactylifera cultivar Barhee BC4 chromosome 9, palm_55x_up_171113_PBpolish2nd_filt_p, whole genome shotgun sequence genome window below encodes:
- the LOC120111842 gene encoding uncharacterized protein LOC120111842 translates to MKPISSPDITFVISGSRRDQQALETMRSKQGKNYIRDGIERKFDTMHTVADALNPCAGLDGVVHGVARGVSNWLLDKHPQEEDNACNPNNPAPRPKQTPKYKPGGNRTGNIKTGDNKTGKNNRGNTQNNGGIAVGNNTTARAGARRGGGDDDDDDDDDDEE, encoded by the coding sequence ATGAAGCCTATAAGTAGCCCTGATATCACCTTCGTCATCAGTGGAAGCAGGAGAGACCAGCAAGCACTCGAGACCATGAGGAGTAAGCAGGGCAAGAATTATATAAGAGATGGTATCGAGCGGAAGTTCGATACGATGCACACAGTAGCTGATGCACTCAACCCCTGCGCCGGTTTGGATGGAGTCGTCCATGGAGTTGCTCGAGGGGTCAGCAACTGGCTCTTGGACAAGCACCCTCAAGAGGAAGACAACGCGTGCAATCCCAACAATCCTGCACCTCGGCCAAAACAAACTCCCAAATACAAACCTGGGGGCAACAGAACTGGGAACATCAAAACTGGTGACAACAAAACTGGGAAAAACAACCGTGGAAATACTCAAAACAATGGAGGCATCGCTGTTGGCAACAACACTACCGCTCGTGCCGGTGCTCGTCGTGGTGgtggtgatgatgatgatgatgatgatgatgatgatgaggagtAA